A DNA window from Paenibacillus andongensis contains the following coding sequences:
- the nusB gene encoding transcription antitermination factor NusB: MKRRVAREIAVQSLYQIQMNEATPQEAVQIAIHEAEHDNETELNFSGDKIDPLYIIELVEGTYSNKVRIDELLEEYLKGWAMDRLSRIDREVLRLAAYEMLYRDDVPPKVVVNEAIDLAKHYGTEESGKFVNGVLGKMIKEVEELKGKVTPS, from the coding sequence ATGAAACGCAGAGTTGCACGAGAAATTGCTGTACAAAGCCTTTACCAAATCCAGATGAATGAGGCTACACCTCAGGAAGCTGTCCAAATTGCGATTCATGAAGCAGAACATGATAATGAAACAGAGTTGAATTTTTCCGGAGATAAAATTGACCCTCTTTACATTATTGAACTCGTTGAGGGTACATACAGTAACAAAGTTAGAATTGATGAACTGCTTGAAGAGTACTTAAAAGGATGGGCGATGGACAGGCTCTCACGGATTGATCGTGAAGTGCTGCGTTTAGCTGCGTATGAAATGCTATACAGAGATGATGTTCCACCTAAAGTTGTCGTCAATGAGGCGATTGATTTGGCCAAGCATTATGGCACGGAGGAGTCAGGTAAGTTCGTTAACGGTGTACTTGGTAAAATGATTAAAGAAGTTGAAGAGTTGAAGGGCAAAGTAACACCGTCCTAA
- a CDS encoding DUF2273 domain-containing protein, whose product MWNELWASHRGKVIGVAAGVFFGFIYLFFGFWDMLIFGFIVLLGLYVGNKLDRKESFVILEDIWRYLTQKWRMFR is encoded by the coding sequence ATGTGGAATGAGCTGTGGGCGTCCCATAGGGGCAAAGTGATCGGAGTGGCAGCAGGCGTTTTCTTCGGCTTCATTTATTTATTTTTTGGTTTTTGGGATATGTTGATCTTTGGATTCATTGTTCTGCTCGGCTTGTATGTAGGGAACAAACTGGATCGGAAAGAGAGTTTCGTCATTCTTGAAGACATTTGGCGCTATCTCACGCAAAAATGGAGAATGTTTCGCTAA
- the amaP gene encoding alkaline shock response membrane anchor protein AmaP yields MGKIVDRLLLLLYSLIILVASIVVLFTASSWIPLEQAGQMLSNFYFEKSFAYPAIIISLIMLLISVRFLILTLRRGRSQAPSIDQRTDFGDIRISIETVENLSLKAAGRIKGSKDLRARVRVNQSGLEITIRTIVDGESSIPELTEEMQSTVKSYIEDITGIPVASVTVFVANIVQSAPTFKSRVE; encoded by the coding sequence GTGGGTAAAATTGTGGACAGGCTCTTGCTACTTCTCTATAGCCTAATTATTCTAGTTGCTTCTATCGTTGTTTTGTTCACCGCTTCGAGCTGGATCCCGTTAGAACAAGCAGGTCAAATGCTAAGTAATTTTTATTTCGAAAAAAGCTTTGCGTACCCGGCGATTATCATCAGCCTGATCATGCTGCTGATCTCTGTTCGCTTCCTCATTTTGACACTGCGTCGTGGTCGTTCTCAGGCGCCATCGATCGACCAACGAACGGATTTCGGAGATATTCGCATCTCGATAGAAACAGTTGAGAACTTATCTTTGAAAGCTGCTGGTCGAATCAAAGGATCCAAAGATCTGCGCGCCCGTGTAAGGGTGAATCAATCAGGTCTAGAAATTACGATCAGAACCATTGTGGATGGGGAAAGTTCGATTCCTGAACTTACTGAAGAGATGCAAAGTACAGTGAAAAGTTACATCGAAGATATTACTGGCATTCCTGTAGCTTCCGTAACCGTATTCGTAGCGAACATCGTGCAATCAGCCCCAACTTTTAAAAGCCGAGTCGAATAG
- a CDS encoding Asp23/Gls24 family envelope stress response protein, with the protein MSTIAPDYVKTDMGSIQIAPEVIEIIAGLATVEVQGVAGMSGGLAGGIAELLGRKNLSKGVKVEVGQREAAIDVSIIIEYGNRIPEVASDIQQNVKHAIESMTGLNVVEVNVHIHDVHFKQADKPVEEETAAAHRVK; encoded by the coding sequence ATGAGCACAATCGCTCCGGATTACGTCAAAACAGACATGGGCAGCATCCAAATTGCCCCCGAGGTTATCGAAATCATTGCCGGTTTGGCAACGGTGGAAGTGCAAGGAGTAGCGGGGATGAGTGGCGGATTAGCTGGCGGCATTGCTGAATTACTTGGACGCAAAAATTTGTCCAAAGGCGTAAAGGTAGAAGTCGGACAACGTGAAGCAGCCATTGACGTCTCCATCATTATTGAATATGGCAATCGAATTCCAGAAGTTGCAAGCGACATTCAACAGAATGTGAAGCACGCCATTGAATCGATGACAGGCTTAAACGTTGTTGAAGTCAACGTTCATATTCATGATGTTCATTTTAAACAGGCAGATAAACCGGTTGAAGAAGAAACAGCAGCTGCCCATCGAGTGAAATAG
- the accC gene encoding acetyl-CoA carboxylase biotin carboxylase subunit: MKFHKILIANRGEIAVRIIRACRELGIYTVAVYSEADRDALHVRLADEAYCIGPTASKDSYLNFTNLMSVATLTECDAIHPGYGFLAENADFAEICESCNITFIGPSPDAISRMGDKAVAKQTMKEARVPIIPGSDGLVENIEDAIVIARDIGYPIIIKATAGGGGKGIRIAENEETLVQQITAAQQEAQNAFGNAGIYLEKYLTGMKHVEIQILADKHGNVIHLGERDCSVQRRRQKLVEEAPCPILTAETRTAMGQAAVRAAKAVNYSGAGTLEFLLGPDGNFYFMEMNTRIQVEHPVTEMITGIDIIQEMIRVAEGNPLSFAQEDVRINGWAIECRVNAEDPNRNFMPSAGQVKFYLPPGGFGVRVDSAVYPGYTIPPHYDSMIAKLIVWGSTREEAIARMKRALTEFAVDGVNTTIPFHLKLLEHKKFIKGDHDIKFLEEHDVNDPES, translated from the coding sequence ATGAAATTTCATAAAATCCTAATAGCGAACCGCGGAGAAATTGCTGTTCGTATTATCCGAGCTTGTCGTGAGCTTGGCATTTATACAGTAGCTGTCTATTCTGAGGCTGATCGTGATGCGCTGCATGTGCGTCTAGCCGATGAAGCTTATTGCATTGGGCCGACTGCCTCCAAGGACAGCTATTTGAACTTTACGAACTTGATGAGTGTTGCTACGCTAACAGAATGTGATGCGATCCATCCAGGATACGGCTTCTTAGCGGAAAATGCGGACTTCGCAGAAATTTGCGAGAGCTGCAATATTACCTTTATCGGTCCATCCCCAGATGCCATAAGCCGGATGGGTGATAAAGCGGTTGCCAAGCAAACGATGAAAGAAGCTAGAGTTCCGATCATTCCAGGGTCAGACGGTTTGGTTGAGAACATTGAAGACGCGATCGTCATTGCCAGAGATATCGGGTACCCGATCATCATTAAAGCGACAGCAGGCGGCGGCGGTAAAGGTATCCGTATTGCCGAGAATGAGGAAACACTCGTACAGCAAATAACTGCCGCGCAGCAAGAAGCACAAAATGCTTTTGGTAACGCAGGTATATATTTAGAGAAATACTTAACAGGCATGAAGCATGTTGAGATTCAAATTTTAGCTGATAAACACGGTAATGTTATTCACTTAGGTGAGCGTGACTGTTCCGTTCAGCGCCGTAGACAGAAGCTTGTTGAGGAAGCTCCATGCCCGATTCTGACAGCTGAAACACGCACAGCAATGGGGCAAGCGGCTGTTCGTGCAGCGAAAGCCGTTAATTACTCAGGTGCAGGAACACTTGAGTTCCTACTTGGTCCTGATGGGAATTTCTACTTCATGGAAATGAACACGAGAATTCAGGTTGAGCATCCGGTAACCGAAATGATTACAGGAATCGATATCATCCAAGAGATGATTCGTGTTGCAGAAGGCAATCCATTATCTTTTGCACAAGAGGACGTCCGCATCAATGGATGGGCCATTGAGTGTCGTGTGAATGCGGAGGATCCGAATCGGAACTTCATGCCTTCAGCCGGTCAAGTGAAATTCTACTTGCCGCCAGGTGGTTTTGGCGTTCGTGTTGACAGCGCGGTATATCCGGGCTACACAATCCCTCCACACTATGATTCTATGATCGCGAAGCTGATCGTTTGGGGAAGTACGCGTGAAGAAGCGATTGCCCGTATGAAAAGAGCGCTCACCGAATTTGCGGTGGATGGCGTGAACACAACGATTCCATTCCATTTGAAGCTGCTTGAGCACAAGAAATTTATCAAGGGTGACCATGATATTAAATTCTTGGAAGAGCATGACGTGAATGATCCAGAATCGTAG
- the accB gene encoding acetyl-CoA carboxylase biotin carboxyl carrier protein, whose product MFKLSEIKELIKLVDQSSLQELEIENEGARLSIRKPNKTEPVYVTAPVQQTYAPIGQASIANTAPAAALEASIPTTNGHAKQEDSSLHKIVSPMVGTFYQSASPGSAPFVSVGSKVGDKNVVCIVEAMKLMNEIEAEIKGEIVEVLVDNGQLVEYGQPLFLVRPE is encoded by the coding sequence ATGTTTAAATTGAGTGAAATCAAAGAGTTGATCAAACTCGTCGATCAATCCTCTTTACAAGAGCTTGAAATCGAAAATGAAGGTGCACGCCTTTCTATTCGCAAGCCGAATAAAACGGAGCCTGTCTATGTAACAGCCCCCGTTCAACAAACGTATGCTCCGATCGGTCAAGCAAGCATTGCTAACACAGCGCCTGCTGCCGCTCTCGAAGCTTCTATCCCTACGACTAATGGACATGCTAAGCAAGAGGACTCATCTTTACATAAGATAGTTTCACCGATGGTAGGAACGTTCTATCAGTCTGCTTCTCCTGGCTCTGCTCCTTTCGTAAGTGTTGGCTCCAAAGTAGGCGACAAAAACGTCGTCTGTATTGTGGAAGCTATGAAATTGATGAATGAAATCGAAGCTGAAATTAAAGGTGAAATCGTTGAAGTGCTCGTAGATAACGGTCAGCTTGTTGAGTACGGACAACCTTTATTTTTAGTTAGACCAGAGTAA
- a CDS encoding SpoIIIAH-like family protein gives MNAKRQTIWLVSMLSLMVVLSAYYLFTEDVNKLDLATTETVNKSQEVKIDMSQVDPANAAKTDVKATTGGDAKVDTKAVTPQNPTKTDVKTDAKTDVKTDAKTTTQDASKAAQPNTAKTDDQVLKIVEEQARTTSASDYFTNEQMKQRDYFSKASSDLMEIIIDSKKTPEAVAKATNDLAKLTDIQEKVENLQDVLMKDFPQAIINQDGNKWKVTVQSDKLEKSQGVTIVDMVMKELGTGPENIKIQYVRP, from the coding sequence ATGAATGCGAAAAGACAAACAATTTGGCTCGTTTCTATGCTTAGTTTAATGGTGGTGCTTTCCGCCTATTATTTGTTCACAGAGGATGTTAACAAGCTTGACTTAGCAACAACAGAAACGGTCAATAAATCACAAGAAGTGAAGATTGATATGAGTCAGGTTGACCCTGCGAACGCGGCCAAAACAGATGTGAAAGCGACAACAGGCGGAGATGCAAAAGTCGACACAAAAGCTGTAACTCCGCAGAACCCAACAAAAACAGACGTGAAAACCGATGCTAAAACGGATGTTAAAACGGATGCTAAAACAACAACGCAAGATGCTTCCAAAGCAGCTCAACCAAATACAGCCAAAACGGATGATCAAGTTCTGAAGATTGTTGAAGAACAAGCGAGAACGACATCTGCTAGCGATTATTTCACGAATGAGCAAATGAAACAAAGAGATTATTTTAGCAAAGCTTCCTCTGATTTAATGGAAATCATTATCGATTCCAAGAAGACGCCGGAAGCTGTTGCCAAAGCGACAAATGATTTAGCGAAGCTGACAGATATTCAAGAAAAAGTAGAAAATTTACAAGATGTGCTGATGAAAGATTTCCCGCAAGCTATTATTAATCAAGATGGTAACAAGTGGAAAGTAACTGTTCAAAGCGATAAACTAGAGAAAAGCCAAGGCGTAACGATCGTTGATATGGTGATGAAAGAGCTTGGTACAGGTCCGGAAAATATTAAGATTCAATATGTTCGTCCTTAG
- the spoIIIAG gene encoding stage III sporulation protein AG, translating to MGTLLQWMEHKFGGGPGGPKRKNTLLWVVMIGLLGAALMIMNAFMTVKDVDPINAGRASPQPSKETFLNSTSKENSSFHDYEAAYQTQLKEILQKIVGVGDVEVLVTIESTEELTVDKNYNDNQQMTTERDNGGATRNISQVTRSGEVVVYQVSGDQKPLVLKYIKPKIRGVIVVAKGAENLTVKKMITEAVERGLDVQASRISILPRKTGG from the coding sequence GTGGGAACATTGCTGCAATGGATGGAGCACAAATTCGGCGGAGGTCCGGGAGGACCCAAACGCAAGAACACGCTCTTGTGGGTCGTAATGATTGGACTCTTGGGAGCTGCGCTGATGATTATGAATGCATTTATGACTGTAAAAGATGTTGATCCCATCAATGCGGGCAGAGCCTCTCCGCAACCCAGCAAAGAGACATTTCTCAACAGTACATCTAAAGAAAATTCTAGCTTTCACGATTATGAAGCAGCCTATCAAACACAGTTGAAGGAGATTTTGCAGAAAATTGTGGGCGTAGGCGATGTTGAAGTGCTCGTTACAATTGAGTCCACGGAAGAACTGACAGTCGACAAAAATTATAATGACAATCAGCAAATGACGACAGAACGCGACAATGGTGGAGCGACACGGAATATATCCCAGGTAACGCGGAGTGGTGAAGTGGTTGTCTATCAAGTTTCCGGTGACCAGAAACCGCTTGTGCTTAAATACATTAAACCTAAGATCAGAGGCGTCATCGTTGTCGCCAAAGGCGCCGAGAATCTCACAGTGAAAAAAATGATTACAGAAGCTGTAGAGCGAGGACTTGATGTGCAAGCGAGTAGGATCTCTATTTTACCCCGCAAAACCGGGGGATGA
- the spoIIIAF gene encoding stage III sporulation protein AF: MDWLAGWLKSVIMVIMLATFVDLLLPSNTMQRYVKTVMSLFILLTLLTPVLQLFQKNWDIDQLIGQAEQRQNEKTMLASSGGGNSLMKSLDVITKDAQKLQEAGQKQSQQMIQTQLAELMKEDLQKQTELIIQDVQVLAQIDNNGKPAITKVRVTLDDIETTKQGQSKSASKSIAVMEPVKPIDPIRIESTTNLQGSNPSDLEAAAQPKLSSRIEQEVDHLKQKIVRDWTLEPTQIDIQMKQRNGRIAR, from the coding sequence ATGGATTGGTTAGCGGGATGGCTAAAAAGCGTCATCATGGTCATTATGTTGGCTACATTTGTTGATCTACTACTTCCTAGTAATACCATGCAGCGATATGTCAAAACAGTTATGAGTTTATTCATCCTGCTCACGCTTTTAACGCCAGTACTTCAATTGTTTCAAAAGAATTGGGACATTGATCAATTGATCGGTCAAGCGGAGCAGCGGCAAAATGAGAAAACAATGCTTGCGAGCAGCGGCGGTGGAAATTCATTAATGAAATCGCTCGATGTGATAACGAAGGATGCCCAAAAGCTTCAAGAAGCAGGACAAAAGCAATCGCAGCAAATGATTCAAACACAGCTGGCTGAGCTGATGAAAGAGGATTTACAGAAGCAAACTGAGTTGATCATCCAAGATGTTCAAGTGCTGGCGCAAATTGACAATAACGGGAAACCCGCTATAACGAAAGTCAGGGTAACCCTTGATGATATAGAAACGACGAAACAGGGACAATCAAAGTCAGCTTCCAAAAGCATAGCGGTCATGGAACCAGTCAAGCCAATTGATCCGATACGGATCGAATCAACAACGAATCTGCAGGGAAGTAACCCAAGCGACTTAGAAGCAGCTGCTCAGCCTAAGTTATCGTCACGAATCGAGCAAGAGGTTGACCATCTTAAGCAAAAAATCGTACGTGATTGGACCTTGGAGCCTACACAGATTGATATCCAAATGAAACAAAGGAATGGAAGGATTGCGAGGTGA
- the spoIIIAE gene encoding stage III sporulation protein AE, translating to MNLLYSHQKLNNRWIILFIMTMGLWLGLTGTMAAESPTDIMIKEQANHLNTEPVEQYWDKLMKDYGGYFPESKTPTFMELLLGTKGISMKSIFKGLLSYVFHEIIINGKLLASIVILTIFSMILETLQSSFERNTVSKLGYSITYMVLIIIAINSFSVAIGYAKTAISSMIQFMIAIVPLLLTLLASMGNVTSVAILHPLIVFMIHSVGTAIYVFIFPLLFFSAVLHIVSSLSEKYKVTQLANLLRTISLSMLGVFVTVFLGVISIQGTAGAVRDGVAIRTAKYITGNFVPVVGRLFSDATETVIGASLLVKNAIGLVGVVILIMLCAFPAIKILTLAFIYNLSAAIMQPLGDSPIIACLQTIGKSLIYVFAALAAVSLMFFLALTIMIAISNVSVMMR from the coding sequence ATGAATCTACTTTATTCGCACCAGAAGCTGAACAACCGCTGGATTATTTTGTTCATCATGACAATGGGCCTTTGGCTTGGATTGACGGGTACTATGGCCGCTGAATCGCCAACGGATATCATGATCAAGGAGCAGGCCAACCATCTAAACACCGAACCTGTTGAGCAATATTGGGATAAGCTCATGAAGGATTACGGCGGTTACTTCCCTGAAAGTAAGACGCCAACCTTCATGGAATTGCTGCTTGGGACCAAGGGCATTAGCATGAAAAGCATTTTCAAGGGGCTACTAAGCTATGTGTTCCACGAAATCATCATTAATGGAAAGCTGCTAGCTTCGATCGTGATCCTGACGATTTTCAGTATGATTCTTGAAACACTGCAAAGCTCCTTTGAAAGAAACACGGTTAGCAAGCTTGGTTATTCAATTACCTATATGGTTCTGATCATTATAGCCATAAACAGCTTCAGCGTAGCAATCGGTTACGCCAAAACGGCTATTTCATCCATGATTCAATTCATGATTGCCATCGTTCCTTTGCTGTTAACTCTTTTGGCATCTATGGGAAATGTTACTTCTGTGGCGATTTTACATCCACTGATTGTGTTCATGATCCATTCAGTTGGCACAGCGATATATGTGTTTATATTCCCTTTGTTGTTCTTTTCCGCTGTTCTGCACATCGTAAGTTCTCTAAGTGAGAAATACAAAGTCACCCAGTTAGCGAACCTGCTGCGCACAATAAGTTTAAGTATGCTGGGCGTATTCGTCACTGTTTTCCTTGGCGTAATATCGATTCAAGGGACTGCCGGAGCGGTTAGAGATGGGGTTGCGATTCGAACGGCAAAATACATTACCGGAAACTTTGTCCCCGTTGTGGGACGCTTATTCTCGGATGCGACAGAGACAGTGATTGGGGCATCGCTGCTTGTGAAGAATGCAATCGGACTCGTCGGCGTTGTCATTCTAATCATGTTGTGTGCATTTCCAGCTATTAAAATTTTAACGCTAGCTTTCATCTATAACTTATCCGCAGCGATCATGCAGCCCTTGGGAGATAGTCCGATAATCGCTTGTTTGCAAACGATTGGGAAGAGCTTAATTTATGTTTTTGCGGCACTGGCAGCCGTCAGCCTCATGTTCTTTTTAGCTCTAACGATCATGATTGCGATCAGTAATGTCTCCGTGATGATGCGGTGA
- the spoIIIAD gene encoding stage III sporulation protein AD, which yields MEIIQIVGLGLIVTILTLIIKEQKPMFAFLLAAFTGIMIFLFLIGKISSVIQVLEDLAQKSSINMVFLKTILKIIGVAYIAEFGAQIVRDAGQESIASKIELSGKVLIMVMAIPIISVIIETVVKLLPA from the coding sequence ATGGAAATCATCCAGATCGTAGGTTTAGGACTCATCGTTACGATATTAACGCTCATCATCAAAGAGCAGAAGCCAATGTTCGCTTTCTTGCTGGCAGCATTTACGGGCATCATGATTTTCTTGTTCCTGATCGGTAAAATTTCTTCTGTCATCCAGGTACTTGAAGACTTAGCTCAAAAGTCAAGTATTAACATGGTTTTTCTCAAAACAATACTGAAAATCATTGGCGTTGCTTACATCGCTGAATTCGGCGCTCAAATCGTGCGAGATGCCGGCCAAGAATCAATTGCCTCCAAGATCGAGCTTTCTGGGAAAGTGCTCATTATGGTGATGGCTATTCCAATCATTTCCGTCATCATAGAGACCGTCGTTAAACTGCTCCCTGCTTAG
- the spoIIIAC gene encoding stage III sporulation protein AC: MNVDVNAIFQIAGIGIIIAMIHSVLKQMGKEDMAHWVTVIGFVVVLFMVVSMLDHLFKEIKTIFLFQ, from the coding sequence ATGAACGTAGATGTGAATGCCATTTTCCAGATCGCCGGCATCGGTATCATCATTGCGATGATCCATTCGGTGCTCAAGCAGATGGGCAAAGAGGATATGGCACACTGGGTCACGGTCATTGGCTTCGTGGTCGTGCTCTTTATGGTCGTCAGTATGCTCGATCATTTATTTAAAGAAATCAAAACGATCTTCCTATTCCAATGA
- the spoIIIAB gene encoding stage III sporulation protein SpoIIIAB: MLKFVGGVLIIGAATLFGFLKAAHYVRRPKQIRSLISALGRMETEIMYALTPLPEAFASLSKQVAEPLSSLFRITSERLSKSDGKSTREIWQWSVNDVWTRTSMKQAEQEVVLQLGAVLGLTDRSDQIKHLRLAISQLQTEETESREEQNRYEKMWKSLGVLIGALIVIVMY, encoded by the coding sequence ATGCTTAAATTTGTCGGTGGGGTTCTTATTATCGGCGCTGCCACATTGTTTGGCTTCCTAAAGGCTGCGCACTATGTAAGGCGTCCCAAGCAAATTCGTAGTCTTATCAGTGCGTTAGGGAGAATGGAGACGGAAATTATGTACGCACTCACGCCGCTGCCTGAAGCATTCGCCTCACTAAGCAAGCAGGTTGCAGAACCGCTATCTTCCTTATTTCGAATAACTTCAGAGCGTTTATCGAAGAGTGACGGTAAATCCACCCGCGAGATTTGGCAATGGAGTGTCAATGATGTATGGACAAGAACTTCGATGAAGCAAGCGGAACAAGAAGTGGTGCTGCAGCTGGGAGCTGTTCTTGGGCTCACAGATCGAAGTGATCAAATCAAACATTTACGGCTCGCGATTAGTCAACTTCAAACGGAAGAAACCGAGTCTAGGGAAGAGCAGAACCGCTACGAGAAAATGTGGAAAAGCCTAGGTGTCTTAATCGGAGCATTGATCGTGATAGTGATGTATTAA
- the spoIIIAA gene encoding stage III sporulation protein AA: protein MLDSIMHLLPQTFRFLLAALPPDVQASVEEIRVRESRPLEISWGDRYTFVGERGEMVTQEMKAYKPSRQDCLTLLEMLTNHSLYTFEEELRRGYITIAGGHRVGLAGRTVLDQGHVKQIRDVSSFNIRIAREIQGVGREVLPQLFDPLLRSIHHTLIISPPQHGKTTLIRDLARLISRGEWGANNVSTAGKKVGVVDERSELAACIKGVPRFDLGPRTDVMDGCPKAEGMMMMIRSLSPDVLIVDEIGRPEDANAIHEAVHTGIRVVATAHGADYEDVRRRPVLKQLLDEGVFTRYVILHRRKGALASYRILDSLGKSLELYPVRKG from the coding sequence ATGCTCGATTCGATTATGCACTTGCTGCCTCAAACCTTTCGATTTCTCTTAGCCGCATTGCCGCCAGACGTACAAGCTAGTGTTGAAGAAATCAGGGTGAGAGAGTCACGGCCCCTTGAGATTAGCTGGGGGGATCGTTATACCTTTGTAGGTGAACGGGGGGAGATGGTGACACAGGAAATGAAGGCATACAAGCCTTCACGGCAGGACTGTCTTACGCTGTTAGAGATGCTCACGAATCATTCCTTGTATACCTTCGAGGAAGAGCTGCGAAGAGGCTATATTACGATTGCTGGCGGTCATCGAGTAGGACTAGCAGGGCGAACCGTTTTGGACCAGGGACATGTCAAGCAAATACGTGATGTGAGTTCTTTTAATATCAGGATTGCCCGTGAGATCCAAGGGGTCGGTCGAGAGGTGTTACCACAGTTATTTGATCCTTTGCTAAGAAGCATCCATCATACGCTCATCATTTCACCTCCGCAGCATGGGAAGACTACGTTGATCCGCGATCTAGCTAGATTGATTAGCAGGGGAGAGTGGGGAGCGAATAACGTATCGACGGCTGGTAAGAAAGTGGGAGTAGTAGATGAACGATCGGAACTGGCTGCATGTATCAAAGGAGTGCCTAGATTCGATCTGGGGCCGCGTACCGACGTCATGGATGGTTGTCCGAAGGCGGAAGGCATGATGATGATGATTCGATCGTTATCACCAGATGTTCTGATTGTGGATGAGATTGGGCGTCCAGAAGATGCAAATGCCATCCATGAGGCTGTACACACCGGGATTCGCGTCGTAGCTACTGCGCATGGTGCAGATTATGAGGATGTACGCAGGAGACCAGTTTTGAAGCAGCTGCTGGATGAGGGTGTATTCACGAGATATGTCATCCTGCATAGAAGAAAAGGTGCACTGGCCTCTTATCGCATCTTGGATTCTCTGGGGAAGTCCTTGGAACTCTATCCTGTACGTAAAGGATGA
- a CDS encoding YqhV family protein: protein MNKIVLTMASLRMMSGSIEIIAAILMLRLATVEKALLVNSGLALVGPLVLLATTTIGLVGIAEKLSMGKMLWVIAGVSCLFIGILKK from the coding sequence ATGAACAAAATTGTCCTAACGATGGCTTCGCTGAGGATGATGTCGGGGAGTATCGAAATTATTGCAGCGATCTTGATGCTGAGGCTTGCGACGGTGGAGAAAGCGCTGCTGGTCAACTCAGGGCTGGCTCTAGTAGGTCCTCTAGTATTACTAGCAACAACGACGATTGGATTGGTAGGGATCGCAGAGAAACTATCAATGGGTAAGATGCTTTGGGTGATTGCTGGGGTTAGCTGTCTGTTTATAGGTATTTTAAAAAAGTAA
- a CDS encoding phosphosulfolactate synthase: MELTSHLKWNPVLADPTGQRQAKPRTLGKTMVMDKGLGLNAYQDLLSTSSSHLDMIKIGFGTSPLYPLHVLKSKINSAKENGICIYPGGTFLEVAIRQNAVNSFFDMLIALGFNGVEISDGTIEMERRLRNELIARGLEEGFEVITEYGKKGWGSSIELEELIETVLIDTELGAKMVTIEARESGMGVGIFDQNGKCKDDELQRVLTAIPGEQLLWEAPLKSQQVHLINMLGPNIHLGNIPPDELIALEALRRGLRSDTLSLGTRKD; this comes from the coding sequence ATGGAATTGACCTCTCATTTGAAATGGAACCCCGTTCTAGCCGATCCTACAGGACAAAGGCAGGCTAAACCAAGAACGCTGGGCAAAACGATGGTGATGGATAAAGGATTAGGGTTGAACGCTTATCAAGATCTGCTCAGCACGTCTAGCAGCCATCTGGATATGATCAAAATTGGCTTCGGTACCTCGCCGCTTTATCCGTTACACGTACTTAAAAGTAAGATTAATTCAGCAAAAGAAAACGGCATATGCATTTATCCGGGGGGGACCTTTCTGGAGGTCGCTATCAGACAAAATGCAGTAAACTCTTTTTTTGACATGCTAATCGCACTTGGTTTTAATGGTGTTGAAATTTCTGACGGGACGATTGAGATGGAGCGCAGACTTCGAAATGAGCTTATTGCCAGAGGTTTGGAAGAGGGTTTCGAGGTCATTACCGAATATGGCAAGAAAGGCTGGGGTTCCTCCATTGAGTTAGAGGAATTAATAGAAACGGTCTTGATTGACACAGAACTCGGGGCAAAAATGGTTACCATTGAAGCACGGGAATCCGGCATGGGCGTAGGTATTTTTGATCAGAACGGGAAATGTAAAGACGACGAGCTGCAAAGAGTGCTTACCGCCATTCCCGGGGAGCAGCTCTTATGGGAAGCACCGCTCAAAAGTCAGCAGGTGCATTTAATTAACATGCTAGGCCCCAACATCCACTTGGGCAATATTCCGCCGGATGAGTTGATTGCGTTGGAAGCATTACGGAGAGGACTCCGTTCCGATACGTTGTCTTTGGGTACCAGAAAGGATTAA